A region of Lichenibacterium dinghuense DNA encodes the following proteins:
- a CDS encoding M15 family metallopeptidase gives MASLSDVVDIPSNLNVGLTACPASHLLQKFGSPGSLTPKCSPFTGPSKNLIRTDSVGPFRVTGMGFAIDSLSDVFDQVNSFHPEVYAAIHTAGMLCVRANKASTSAYSNHSWGCAIDLYFGSDVVPFGAPKTQLGFLYIYEFFRQAGWYWGAGFSGKKDAMHFELSREAIDSVAIAPSPGAELVAAADYARQMGYDDVEEPA, from the coding sequence ATGGCTTCCTTGTCGGATGTCGTGGACATCCCCTCAAATTTGAATGTCGGCCTTACGGCCTGTCCCGCCTCGCATCTGCTGCAGAAGTTCGGATCGCCTGGCAGCCTGACACCGAAATGCTCACCATTTACAGGCCCAAGTAAAAATCTAATTAGAACCGACTCTGTAGGCCCTTTCAGGGTGACAGGAATGGGTTTCGCTATCGATTCCCTTTCGGATGTTTTCGATCAAGTCAATTCTTTCCATCCAGAGGTGTATGCCGCGATACATACAGCAGGGATGCTGTGTGTCCGGGCCAATAAGGCATCCACCTCAGCATATTCAAATCACAGTTGGGGATGCGCCATCGATTTGTATTTTGGAAGCGATGTCGTACCGTTCGGCGCTCCAAAAACGCAGCTGGGATTTCTCTACATATACGAATTTTTTCGGCAGGCGGGATGGTACTGGGGAGCTGGTTTTTCAGGTAAGAAAGACGCTATGCACTTCGAGCTTAGCCGGGAAGCCATAGACAGCGTTGCGATAGCGCCTTCCCCTGGAGCAGAGCTAGTAGCTGCCGCCGATTATGCCCGACAAATGGGTTACGA